The Vigna unguiculata cultivar IT97K-499-35 chromosome 1, ASM411807v1, whole genome shotgun sequence nucleotide sequence CCTAAATTGGTGCACGAATCAAAAATGTGCAAGGAAAGAAAGGGGCAACAACAAAAACAGCAACCAAAAATGAGaatacttcaatataaatgttacccaaaTGGTAGAAAACGTTAATACAAGTTCAATGTGCTGTCCAAGACtcataaaacgtgaaaaacgaatggaaaacgtgaaaaatgcttcacccaaatacctaaacataattaaaaacaaaaattaggccaaatagtgtgaaattagtccaaattcggaacaatagcccaataaagcccaacaaatgaaaaacactctaaagatgaaaaattaagTACTGAACAACtatctaatgggtacacaaaggctagtggaatggaagaaaataatgactcatcaggtGGCAAAGCATTCTGGTACGCTACTGGCCCAaccctcctcgtgatctgatacggATCAATAAATCGaggagtcaacttcctcgaATTGAGAGCTCTCCCAATACCGGTTGTCGGTGTAACCCTGAGGAATACATGGTCACCTGCCTTAAACTCAAGCGGCCTCCTCTTCTTATCTGCTTAGGAATTCTACCTGCTCTAATTTGCTCGCATCCGATTCTGGATCACTTTGACTTTCTTAATGGTTTGTTGTAAAAATTTTGGCCGAAGCACCACCGACTCTCTATCTTGTTGCCAGCAAACGGTGTCTTGAATCTCCTACCATACAAAGCCTCGTATGGTGCCATCCCAATGCTGGAGTGATAACTGTTATTGTACATGAACTCAACCAATGGTAGCATATCACTCCAAGTGCCCAGGTGATCCAACACACAAGTCCTCAGCAAGTCCTCGGATCATTGTATGGTTATCTAAGATTGACCTtctgtttgagggtgataagtTGAGCTCAATCTCAACTGAGTACCCAATGTTGCTTGTAACGATTGTAAGAACCTCGATGTGAATCTCGGATCGCGGTCTAATATTGTACTCGTTGGCACACCATGTAACTTGATAATCTTTCTGACATACAAGTCTACCAGTTTGTCCAtagacattttttaattaattggcAAGAAGTGCGCAAATTTTGTCAATTTATCTATAATTACCCACATTGAGTCATGACCATTCACTAACCTCGGCAATTGTGTTACAAAGTCCATGTAAGTGTTGTCTCATTTCCATTGAGGAATATCTAGAGGCTCCAACTTACCACCTGGCCTCTGATGTTCAATCTTCGCCTTTTGGCACACCAGACAAGATGCCACATAATCTACCATTTTTGTCTTCGTACCTGTCCACCAGAAAGTCACTTTCAGAtatttatacatcttagtcatacttggatgtatgctaagatgactcttatgcccttcctcCAAGAGAATCTTCCTCAATGTAGGCTTCCTTTGTACACACACCCTCTCTTTGAAACGTAGGATGTCGTCTATGCCCATCCTAAAGCATCCGACGATCTGTTGCAGTTCTTAATCCTTACCCTGTTCCACCCGAATCTCCTCTGGGAACTTATTAGTGACCCTTAACATACTACACCTTATATGACCTACACCTGTGTGTAATCCCAAGTTCAAATCCTGTAGCTTCTCAATCAGCCCGAGTTCTTTCATCATCATAACAGACATGTGAACTCTCTTCCTACTCAGGGCGTCTGCAATGACATTGGTTTTACCATGGTGGTATAAAAACTCAAAGTCGTAATCTTTTAAATACTTCATCCACTTGCGTTGCCTTATCTTCAGttctttctgatcaaacaagtacttcaaGCTTTTGTGATCGCTGAACACCTGAAATTTGGACCTATATAAATAATGCCTCCAAGTGATGAGGGCAAATACCACTGCAGCTAGCTCCAGATCATGCATCAAATAATTCTTCTTGTGCATTTTCTACTGTCTCGACGCATAGGCCACTGACCTTTTgtcctgcatcaacacacaacccaaACCTTGGTATGAAACGTCACAATACACCTAAAACGTCTTGGTCGTGTCTGGAATTGCAAACACTGGTGCGGTTGTCAACCTTCTCTTCATATCCTAGAGGTAGGCTTCACACTCATCTGTCCAAGAGAAAGGCTGATCCTTTCTAGTGAACTGTGTTAGTGGTTGAAACATCTTGGAGAATCCTTCCACAAACCTCTAATAATATCCGGCTAAACCTAAGAAACTTTTCACCTCTGTAAATGTCTATGGTCTCTCCCACTTCGCCACCGTCTCAATCTTTGCTAGGTCTATTGCTATTCCTTGGGCTAACATTACATGACCCAAGAATTACACCTCTTTCAGCCAAAATTCACACTTCAACAGCTTTCCATATAACGGATGCTCTCTAAGAACTGCGAGCACTACTCTCAGATGATTTGTGTGTTTCTCTTGACTCTTTGAATAGATTAGTATGTCGTCAATGAATATTATGACAAACTGCTCCAAGTATGGCCAGAAGaacctgttcatgtagtccatgaatatGACAAGAGCATTCGTCACCCCAAACGGCATCACCACATACTTGTAGTGTCCATAGCATGACCAGAAATCGGTCTTCTACACATCCTATGacttgactaagatctgatgatatccagacctcaagtcaatcaTAGAGAATATTGCTGCTACTCTCAACTGATCCAGGAAATCATCAATTCTTGGCAATGGGTACTTATTCATGATGGTCAACTTGTTCAGCTGACGATAATCCACACAAAGCCTTGAACTACCATATTTATTCTTCACCAATAGTATCGGTGCTCCCCATGGTGATGCACTCAGTCTGATAAACTTCTTCTCTAGTAGATCCTCAATCTGCTTCTTGAACTCCGCCAACTCTACAAGTGCCATTCGGTACGGTGTCATCGATATTGGGCCAGCTccagggatgagatcaatggtGAAATTCACATCCCTCCTTGGCGATAATTCAGGAATGTCATCTGGAAATACATCAGCATACTCATCCACCACTAGTATGCTTCTGATCTGTTCAATTGTACTCTTCTTTTCTCCTTGGGCCACTATCATGTAACAAGTAGCTCCAACTTTTATCTCCTTCCGTGCCTTTTAAGTCGAGATTAACTCAAGTCCTCCTACATCTCGGAACACCACACTGCACCATCCATAATCAATAATAATGTGGTTGCAGGACAACCATTCCATCCCTAGTGCCTCCATCAGCAAGAAGatgagattcaccttgaacCCGCGACCTGCCATTTCTATAGGGCAtctgatgagtgcatatttttgccctcatttaatgtttaattatgggtttattgcataaatgttctttggatattttgaggtgtgttagtgcagctgcaacTACGTTGaactcatggaggtgtggaaataaatttcttaaggctttatgacaccttaaagataaatccaagaataagaaattatcaaaatcacaaaaatccaagccaagcattgcatgaagacgacaagaaaagcttgaaaaagtgaagaagtttggctaaaccaagaagagaggaacacaaaaattggaccttgcgattttctttatctttatgatagaagataatttgggaaaaatatatctttacatattttatttgatatttttaaataattatcttatttaattatatcataaaatattaaaagattataactaccaaatctttttaaatatgagaatatcttcttgaatctttttagttccacaacaaacaaatatattttgaagatattggattatttagaagataatttaaggagattgcaaagggttgatttgaaaaattaatacaaatactaattggtgataatttatcatatatctttaagtaattaattaatttaattatattagatattgatattattaaccaaccatatttgtcaaatagtctatatctctcaaaatatttttaaatatttatctttatctttattttataagatatttgagagattttagaaacagaaaagcccagtccaattcctatataaagagaccaagggagaagcagaaagacaagctcggcacgtcggaaTTGAGGAACTttgaggaacccttagggggacctaatttctttctctctctccattcttatatttttattttgcattcatggagttctaaacttcttgggttgattccattataatttcttaattggattctgaggttagatcaattaatttctttgttctttttattattgttgaggttttaattcatctatgtcttttatctttgaatcacgtaaaaagtaatgattttaaatctatatacaTGTTGATCATAtaagttcaagggtttttaaattgaattgagactttactttgattttatttagaaactttcacgtgattgaatgagtttttatcaataattgagactttactttggttaaaggtatctactctaacgaaaattaatcgagactttactttgattaattaagctttttatttggtgaggagataaaagaataaacatgattaggcatagtaaatttgattgag carries:
- the LOC114188354 gene encoding uncharacterized protein LOC114188354, which translates into the protein MHKKNYLMHDLELAAVVFALITWRHYLYRSKFQVFSDHKSLKYLFDQKELKIRQRKWMKYLKDYDFEFLYHHGKTNVIADALSRKRVHMSVMMMKELGLIEKLQDLNLGLHTGVGHIRCSMLRVTNKFPEEIRVEQGTKTKMVDYVASCLVCQKAKIEHQRPGGKLEPLDIPQWK